AGTCGAAAAGAGCAGACGAGTATAAGCTGATGATCATAAAATCTTATTATCAGTACGCTCAAATGAGTATTGAGGAAAAGCAGAAGGAACGTTTTCAAAAGGTGGTAGAAGAGTACTATGATTTTGTTGATCGTTTCCCTGAGAGCAAGCTTTTAAAAGACGCAGAAAAATATTTTAATCTTTCTTCAAATAATTTAAAACCAAATAAAAATGAGCAGACTGATACGAAAAGTTAGCGCCAACACCAGCAATGTTGTTGAAACAAAAAATGTGGCTGACTTGAAGGCGAAAACAGGTAATTTATATGAATCAATTGCTGTGATTGCTAAACGTGCCAACCAGATCAATATTTCCTTAAAGGAAGAATTGCATAATAAACTGGAAGAGTTTGCAAGTCATACCGATAGTCTTGAAGAAATTCACGAGAATAAAGAACAGATTGAAATCTCAAAGGCTTACGAAAGAATGCCGAACCCTGCTTTGCTTGCAACACAGGAATTTGTAGATGATAAAGTATATCATCGCAGAGCTGAGAATGATCTGTTCTCTTAATTCATACTTGAATAAATGATTTAAATGGCGGTCAATGCATGACCGCCATTCCTGTTTTTTTATTGAATATTTTACTCTATTTTCATTTTCAGATGAAGCTACAGGGAAAGAAAATTGTTTTAGGAATTACGGGCAGTATTGCTGCCTATAAATCCATTTTGCTGGTGCGTTTGCTGGTTAAGGAAGGTGCTGAAGTAAAAGTAATACTCACTCCTTCTGCAAAAGATTTTGTATCGCCACTTGTGCTATCAACACTATCAAAGAACAATGTACTTGTCGATCTGTTTGACGAGAACAGTTGGGCTAACCATGTTGAACTTGGACGCTGGGCCGATCTGATGTTAATTGCTCCATTAAGCTGCAACACGTTGGCTAAAATGGCAAATGGAATGTGCGATAATCTTTTACTGGCGGTTTATCTTTCAGCAACATGTCAGGTGATGATTGCCCCGGCTATGGACGAAGACATGTGGAAACACCCGGCAACAAAAAGGAATATCAGCACACTTCAGTCTTATGGCAATCATCTCATCCCTGTTGAAGCTGGGGAGCTTGCAAGCGGGCTTGTTGGCGAGGGGCGAATGGCCGAGCCTGAAAGTATCATGCACACAGTAGAAGGTTTTTTTTTGACCGGCTCTGAATTTAAAGACCATAAAGTTTTGGTAACAGCTGGCCCAACTTACGAAGCAATTGATCCGGTAAGATTTATTGGCAATCATTCAAGTGGGAAAATGGGTATTGCAATAGCAGAAGAACTGGCAATGCGTGGTGCAAATGTGGTTTTGGTCTTGGGGCCATCATCTCAACAAATAACAAGTACTTCTATCAACCTAATACGGGTAAATAATGCGGAAGAGATGTATCAAAAAAGTATAGAGCATTTCCCCGATTCTCAGCTGGCAATCATGTCTGCGGCAGTTGCTGATTATACTCCTGTACAAATTGCAGCTGAAAAGATAAAGAAGAACGAGGGCAACATGCAGATTGAATTGAAAAAGACAAAGGACATACTTGCATCTTTGGGCGATATGAAAAAGCCTGATCAGTATTTGGTGGGCTTTGCTCTTGAAACAACTAATGAAAAGGAATATGCTATAGGAAAGCTAAGCTCAAAGAATGCAGATATGATCGTGCTGAACTCACTGAACGACGCAGGTGCCGGGTTTGGTGGTGATACAAATAAAATCACCATATTCGACAAGAACCAAAAGGAATATTCGTTTACTGTAAAGACAAAGAAAGAAGTTGCAAAGGATATTGTGGACACCATAAAAAAAATGATGCATGCATAAAAGCTTATTCCTTTTTCTATTTTGCTTTTTATCATGGTTCAGTAATGCGCAGGAGCTGAATGCAAGAGTTCGTGTGGTAGATAATCAAATCCCTACAACGATCGACAGAAAGATATTTCGTACGCTTGAAGCGTCTCTCACAACATTTTTAAACAACCGTCGATGGTCTGCAGATAATTTCAAACAGAATGAAAAGATCAATTGCCAGATACTCATTAATCTTGAGGGGATGGGGGAGCCAAATGTTTTTTCGGCAAGTATAACCATCCAGGCTGCACGTCCGGTTTATTCAAGTTCATATGTATCTCCTATCATTAACTTTAAAGATCCCAACTTCGATTTTAAATACATAGAGTCGCAACCGATGGAGTTTAATGAAAATCGTATATCAGGCTCTGATCCATTGGTTTCAAATCTAACAGCTGTTATGGCTTATTATGCTTACATCATTGTTGGATTTGATTATGAATCGTTCTCATTGCGTGGTGGTAATCCTTATTTTCAAAAAGCACTTAACATTGTAAACAATGCTCCTGATGCCAGTAAGATTTCAGGATGGAAATCGTTTGAAAATAATAATCGAAACAGGTATTGGCTTACTGAAAACCTGATCAATAACCGTTATACTGTAATCCATGATGTGTATTACAATTACTACAGAAAGGGCATGGATTATTTATACGAAAACGAAGCAGGCGCAAGAACAGAAGTGATGAACTCGTTGGTATATCTAGATAACCTGAACAGGGAAACGCCAAACTTAATGATCGTGCAATTTTTTATGCTAGGGAAGGCTGATGAATTGATCAATCTTTTTAAAAAAGCACCCCCGCAGGAGAAAACAAAAGTGGTTGATATATTAAGCCGATTAGATGTTACCAATTCGAATAAATATAAACAGGAACTTCGATGAGAGAAATACTGTTACTTCTTTGTTTATTTGGTATCGTAGCCTGTTCTGAAACCAAAAAGCCGCCAGCAAATATTCTTGGTCCGGAGAAATTTCAAAAGATACTAACTGATGTAATACTGGCAGATGCATTGTCTACTGAAAGGTCATTTAAAGACACATCATTGAAAATTAAAGATGCAAATGCTTCATACTTCTTAAAAATATTCGAGATTCACGGAGTTACGAAGAATGAATTTATGCGGAGCTATAATTTTTATCTGAGTCGCCCTGATCTTCTTCGGGTTATTTCCGATTCCGTTTCCGCAGTACTTAACAGAGAAAATCTTAAATTAACGACCGATACCGTTAAACCTAAGCCGAATGGTAATAACAGCCCGAAAATTAGAATCAGAGATGGGAATAAATAGTGAGATTGCTCACTATTTTGCCAACGAACGAAAAGTACCAGCTGATAATGCTTACTGGAAAAACAAACGTATCTATATTTCATTTGGTTTTGGCTTTCAGGCAATCCCGTTCATGTTTGATCTTGTACATAAATGCGGCGTTTCAACCGATGTTTTGCTGCAAGACGATCATGTAACATTAATGGAGCAAGGTTTCGATAAAGTGGGCCGTTACGAAAGCAATGAAATTTCATTTTCAGAATTTCTTACAGAGTGTAAAGTTTTGTTGCACGGGAAAGTAAAGCAGCAACATCTTGCGGCAGATCTCTTTTCTTTATTTTCAGGAAAGGAAACTTCTTATTTTGAATTTGAGACCAAGCATAAAGCACTTGCAAGGTCAGACAGTTTTCTTTTTACATTGGTTGATCTTGATGTTTCTGATGAATGGGTAAGGTCGTTTTTGCCAATCTGGTATTCTTTAGCAAGGCCCGTTTTACTACTCGATGATTTCAAGGATCTCGAAGATGATCGAAAAAATGGCGATGAGAATATGATCATTGAGCTTGGAGACAACGGCGAGGCGGTAAAAAAAGCTTACGACTTCGGTATAAAAGATTTAGAAATACTTAGTAAAGTGAACCCTAAACTGTCGAAGTATATTGAAGAGTTTTTTCAGAAATCACTTTTGCAGGAACATATACGGTCAATGCTCGTCGCTTAATCAATCAGTGAATTTTTCATTGCAAAGAAAACAAGCCCAACAGAATTCTTCACTCCAAAGCGTTCCATTAAACGGTCTTTAATTGCTTCAACCGTTCTTGCGCTGATCTCCATTTCTTTGGCTATTTCCTGTGCTGTATATTCCATACATAACAGGCGGATAACCTGTTTTTCTTTATCCGAAATCTGAATTTCGCTATTAAGTGTTGGAATGGATTTAACCTTGTTATGAGATTTTTTGAGAAGGATCCTGTTCACAAAGTTATTAAGGTAATATCCTTTGGTAAATACTTCAAGAATAGCCTTTTTTATTTCGGAAGGATCAGAACTTTTTAAGAGATATCCATTTGCACCATTTTCCATAAGATGAGTTACAAAACGCTCATCTTCATACATGGTTAGAACCAAGACATGGATGTTGGGATAAAGCTTATTAACAGCCTTGGTTGTTTCAATACCATCTTTCCCTGGCATACGTAAATCCATTAGAATTACATCTGGCTGAGCTTCCGCCAAACCAGCTAAGAGTTCTTCGCCATTTTCAGCCTCAAGGACGAATCTGATATTTGTGTACGATCTTAAAGAAAGGATTACTCCTTTTCGAAAAATCTGGTGGTCGTCTGCTATTGCAACTTTAATTTGGTTCATAAGATCAAGGGTTGTAAAGTTAGTGTTTTCAGTTGTTATAACATCGCCTCAATCGGAATCTCAATGGTTACTTTAAAGTATGTGTTTGATGGGTCTTTTTCAAATAGAATTTTTGAATTCAATATCTTAACACGGCTATAGATGTTTTTCAAACCCATACCCTGTGGGGTATCTCTCAGTTTTTCATATTCTGTCTGTGTTAATCCTTCTCCATCGTGATGCATACGGATATAAATATATTGATCCGTCTTATTTTGAGTAAGATGAATAAAACTTGAATGGCTGTGTTTGATCGTATTATTCACCAGTTCCTGCAATACACGAAAGATGGATAATTCGTATTCAAGCTTCAAACGCCTTTTATAGTCATGAAACCTCGCACTTGCGCTGATTGATCCGCTTCCGTTGATCTTTTGAAACATGTCATTTACTGCACTCTCCAACCCAAAATTTTTCAATGTGGGGGGAATAAGGCTATGCGACATATTCCTGATCAATTGAATGGTATCATCAATGATTTGTTTTGCATTGTAGATACTCTGTAGCTGTGTTCCCTGATCTTGGTGAATAAGATTTTCATTAAGATATAAGCGAACTGTAGCTAAAAGCGGGCCAGCATCATCGTGCAGATCAGCGGCAATTCGTTGTCGTTCTTCTTCCTGGCTTTGTATAGAGGCTTGCAGCATCATCTGTTGTTGCTCTTCCTGCATTTTTTTCATACGTAATTGGAAATAGATCACTTTACGCTGATGAAAAACAATAAATACAATTAAGCCGATAGCCAGCAACAACATCCCGAATGTACCGAAGTACACAACATAGGTTACGTTGGTCGAATTTGTGGCTTGTAAAAAAAACATTTGTAGTGGCAGTGGTTTTGGTTAGTGTTTCGTTTAGGTTAGGGATAACTGACTGTCTGTTAAAGGCTGCTTATCCTGTTTTATGACAAAGGCAATTGAAAATAACAAATTCCTGATGATAAAAATCAAAGCATGTATAATGATATACTGGTTTTCAAAAACTTCCGACTGCTTAATGATGTTGTTATACCAAAATATAAAAAATGTACCTGCGGTAAACACCAGAAATCCTACAATTGACCAAAACGAACTTTGAGTATAGATGAACATCGTTTTTGGGAAACGTATTTGTTCAAAAAAATACAACAAACAAAAAAGGAGAATGAAGACTGTATTGACGGTTGTGACAATGGAAGTGATTGTCGATGTTGTTTCAAAAACGAAAGGAATGAACTGAAACGCAGCGTAAGCAATCGTACAAATCAACGTCAGCTTTTTATTCATGGGTCCAATCAATACTTGTTGGAAAAAGAAATAAATAAAAAGTAGGTAGGTTAAAGGATTAAAAAAACTGATTAATTGAACAACTTCAGGATGATTGGTTTTTGCGCCAATGACAAAAGTAGCCTGTTGTAAAATGGAGAATATAACGAATAAAAAAACTACCCAATTTTCTCTGCTTTGGCTTCGCTTACGAAGAAAAAAGAGAAAACAGGGTAGTAATAAAGAAAGTCTTGCTATAGTTTCTAAAAACTCCAAATACCAGTTTTGGAGTCAAATATAATGAAGTTTAAAGACTTGTTTAAACTCACTATAAATTACCAGCCAGCTGTTTTAAAAGTTTGATCACTCACCAATCCTTCCTCAGATTCCAATTCGCCGGTAACTTTTACAACATCGTAATTTAAGATTGGGTTCATGTTGCTGTCAACACCAACCAAAATAGCTTGACGGATACCTTGATCGTTGTAACCAGGAACAATTGTGATACCTGCACAACCAGGCTGAGCAAGGATCTTTTCGATCATTTCTCTTCCCATTGTGTTTGCATAATGCTGTTCAGGGTGTTTGTCGAAAAAACGTTTAGCCATTTCCTCGCCAGCCTCGAATCCGATGTGGCGTCCGATGGTTTCTACTTGTGGTTTTTGAAGTAATTCTTTTTGCATAGTTGTAGGTTTAAGAAGTGAAGTTTAAGACTCTAAATTTTCAAAATTTGAACGTCTATGCAAGTGCCTTCTATGTGAATAACTAGTAGAAAGTTTCATAAAATAAATTAAATCAATGATTTATATCTGATAATTCAGAAAATAAGTAAATAGACTGACGCAATATTACGATAGTTTTTGCGTAAAATTACTATTTAAAAAATGGGAAATTAACGTGATTTAAAAGAGTGGAAAGCGCAAGTAGTAGTACGGTGTGAAAAAAATGTGTATAAGTGAAAACACTTAGTAGTCGAACAATTTGCGGATTTTAAAAAAGGGGCTCGCCTTATAATACGGAACAAACAACGAATAACTGATTTTGGCAATGCAAATTCGTATATCTGAAACAAATGTACATTCTCTTAAATTAGCGTGCAAGCGTACTAGTAACCGTTCTTATTTAGTGGAGAATACCAACGGGAAAGCAAATTCACTACTTCCTTTTGCGTATCTTAATTGAAAATTTCGATGTTTAAACCCATTTTTGAATATAGTATTCTTTGAAGTATGAAAACTCTGGAGTATTTTGCAGAAACCTCAAAAACCACAATATCCCATGTCTGTCGATTCTAACATTAAGTTCGCCATAGCCGACGATCATAAAATTTTTCGTGATGGTATTAAAATGGCTCTTGGCGGCAGACCCCACCTCAAATTAATTTGGGAAGCTGAAGATGGCAAAGACATGATGCATAAGCTTACAATCAAAAAACCTGACATACTTTTAATGGACATCCGGATGCCTGAGCTAGATGGCATTAATGCCTTACAGCTGATCCGTAAGGAATATGAAGAGGTGAAAATTGTTGTACTTAGCATGTATGATGATCAGCAAATGGTGAGCAAAATGATGGAGATGGGGGCTAATGCATATCTTACTAAAACAACCGATCCCAATGAAATTTACGATGCTATCCTCACTTGCATGAACGAGGATTTTTATTTTAATGAGCTCGTTAATCAGGCTGTGTTACTGAAACTGAACTACAAAAAAACTGTAAAACAGTTTTATCCTAACTCAACCAAATTCTCCGAAAAGGAATTACAGATATTAAAATTGTTGTCAGAAGATAAAACTACAGAAGAGATATCGAAGATTGTTTTTCTCAGTCCACGTACGATTGAAACGATCAGGCAGAACATGAAAAACAGGGTAGGAGCCAAAACAATTGCTGGGCTCATTGTTTACGGAATGCGAAATCGATTGATCGAGTAATACCGTAAAAACCACAAATCTAAAGTCAGGTACTACTACCTGTAAAAATGACCAAAAAAAGTTTCAATTTGCACTCTGAACATGTATTCTGTCTTTTAACGTATATCCTATGTACACAATGAAAACCGTAAAACCAGCCGACTCAACAACTGACTTAATTAAAGTAGCTATCACAGACGATCACGTGCTGTACCGTGCCGGCGTTAAAACCGCATTGGGCATGAAAAAGGATATTCAGGTGATCTTTGAAGCCGATAACGGCATGCATCTGTTGAATATGCTTAAGTCTATTCAGCCAGACGTTATATTGCTCGACGTGCAAATGCCTATTATGGATGGCATTGCCACTCTCCCCGAAGTAAAAAAGTTGTATCCTGATATTAAGATCATTATGCTCACGATGCACGATGAGCATACCATGATCACACGTTTGATGGAGCTTGGGGCAAACTCGTATCTCACTAAGAATTCAGATAGTGAAGTGATCTATGAAGCGATCAAGACCTGTCATGAACAGGAATATTTCTTCAACACACTTACCAACAAAGCATTGATTGACGGTCTGAAAATGAAACGTCAGGGAGATGCCATGATGGGCCATGATGTGAAATTGAACGATAAGGAAATCAATATCCTACGTTTGATGTGTGAAGAAAAGAGCACGAAGGAAATTGCTGATATCGTTGATCTGAGTCCACGTACGGTAGAAGCCATTCGTGATAAACTCAAATCAAAAATTGGCGCAAGATCTACAGCCGGATTGATTCTCTATGCTGTAAAACATAATATTATCGAAGGATAAGATATTTTCAACCAAAACCAACCGCACAGGCGACACTGAAAAGTGTCGCCTCTTTTTTTATTCTACTTTCGCCGTGTATGTCACTTTATTATAGTCTTGATAAGAAGATTTTTGCCGATGGTGATTTGCGGATTCATCCCGATAACCGTTCCTTTCGTTATGGAGAAGGATTGTTTGAGACGATTCGTTTACACAAAGCAGAGATGCCTTTATGGGATTTGCATTGGAAACGCCTGATTGAATCGTTGCCTGAATTGTATTTTGAATTACCTCCGCATTTTAACGAAGCAGAGTTGAAGGAAGAGATTTTTCGTGTGGCAAAACGAAATAGCTGCTTGGATGCTGCGAGAGTGCGGATTACATTTTTTAAAGGTGAGGGGGGGATTTGGGAACGACCAACTTCTCCGTTTCATTTTTTAGTACAATGTTGGCCACTGGAGAAAAAGGAATTTAGCATG
The DNA window shown above is from Lacibacter sp. H375 and carries:
- a CDS encoding DNA-directed RNA polymerase subunit omega, encoding MSRLIRKVSANTSNVVETKNVADLKAKTGNLYESIAVIAKRANQINISLKEELHNKLEEFASHTDSLEEIHENKEQIEISKAYERMPNPALLATQEFVDDKVYHRRAENDLFS
- the coaBC gene encoding bifunctional phosphopantothenoylcysteine decarboxylase/phosphopantothenate--cysteine ligase CoaBC, with the protein product MTAIPVFLLNILLYFHFQMKLQGKKIVLGITGSIAAYKSILLVRLLVKEGAEVKVILTPSAKDFVSPLVLSTLSKNNVLVDLFDENSWANHVELGRWADLMLIAPLSCNTLAKMANGMCDNLLLAVYLSATCQVMIAPAMDEDMWKHPATKRNISTLQSYGNHLIPVEAGELASGLVGEGRMAEPESIMHTVEGFFLTGSEFKDHKVLVTAGPTYEAIDPVRFIGNHSSGKMGIAIAEELAMRGANVVLVLGPSSQQITSTSINLIRVNNAEEMYQKSIEHFPDSQLAIMSAAVADYTPVQIAAEKIKKNEGNMQIELKKTKDILASLGDMKKPDQYLVGFALETTNEKEYAIGKLSSKNADMIVLNSLNDAGAGFGGDTNKITIFDKNQKEYSFTVKTKKEVAKDIVDTIKKMMHA
- the porD gene encoding type IX secretion system protein PorD, yielding MHKSLFLFLFCFLSWFSNAQELNARVRVVDNQIPTTIDRKIFRTLEASLTTFLNNRRWSADNFKQNEKINCQILINLEGMGEPNVFSASITIQAARPVYSSSYVSPIINFKDPNFDFKYIESQPMEFNENRISGSDPLVSNLTAVMAYYAYIIVGFDYESFSLRGGNPYFQKALNIVNNAPDASKISGWKSFENNNRNRYWLTENLINNRYTVIHDVYYNYYRKGMDYLYENEAGARTEVMNSLVYLDNLNRETPNLMIVQFFMLGKADELINLFKKAPPQEKTKVVDILSRLDVTNSNKYKQELR
- a CDS encoding DUF4296 domain-containing protein — encoded protein: MREILLLLCLFGIVACSETKKPPANILGPEKFQKILTDVILADALSTERSFKDTSLKIKDANASYFLKIFEIHGVTKNEFMRSYNFYLSRPDLLRVISDSVSAVLNRENLKLTTDTVKPKPNGNNSPKIRIRDGNK
- a CDS encoding response regulator transcription factor, with the protein product MNQIKVAIADDHQIFRKGVILSLRSYTNIRFVLEAENGEELLAGLAEAQPDVILMDLRMPGKDGIETTKAVNKLYPNIHVLVLTMYEDERFVTHLMENGANGYLLKSSDPSEIKKAILEVFTKGYYLNNFVNRILLKKSHNKVKSIPTLNSEIQISDKEKQVIRLLCMEYTAQEIAKEMEISARTVEAIKDRLMERFGVKNSVGLVFFAMKNSLID
- a CDS encoding sensor histidine kinase; the protein is MFFLQATNSTNVTYVVYFGTFGMLLLAIGLIVFIVFHQRKVIYFQLRMKKMQEEQQQMMLQASIQSQEEERQRIAADLHDDAGPLLATVRLYLNENLIHQDQGTQLQSIYNAKQIIDDTIQLIRNMSHSLIPPTLKNFGLESAVNDMFQKINGSGSISASARFHDYKRRLKLEYELSIFRVLQELVNNTIKHSHSSFIHLTQNKTDQYIYIRMHHDGEGLTQTEYEKLRDTPQGMGLKNIYSRVKILNSKILFEKDPSNTYFKVTIEIPIEAML
- a CDS encoding response regulator transcription factor encodes the protein MSVDSNIKFAIADDHKIFRDGIKMALGGRPHLKLIWEAEDGKDMMHKLTIKKPDILLMDIRMPELDGINALQLIRKEYEEVKIVVLSMYDDQQMVSKMMEMGANAYLTKTTDPNEIYDAILTCMNEDFYFNELVNQAVLLKLNYKKTVKQFYPNSTKFSEKELQILKLLSEDKTTEEISKIVFLSPRTIETIRQNMKNRVGAKTIAGLIVYGMRNRLIE
- a CDS encoding response regulator transcription factor gives rise to the protein MYTMKTVKPADSTTDLIKVAITDDHVLYRAGVKTALGMKKDIQVIFEADNGMHLLNMLKSIQPDVILLDVQMPIMDGIATLPEVKKLYPDIKIIMLTMHDEHTMITRLMELGANSYLTKNSDSEVIYEAIKTCHEQEYFFNTLTNKALIDGLKMKRQGDAMMGHDVKLNDKEINILRLMCEEKSTKEIADIVDLSPRTVEAIRDKLKSKIGARSTAGLILYAVKHNIIEG